Proteins co-encoded in one Sediminispirochaeta bajacaliforniensis DSM 16054 genomic window:
- a CDS encoding SDR family NAD(P)-dependent oxidoreductase, with the protein MGKRVLITGKTTKLGNLLVEHYLSQGWQVVATVKQDEEKRNDTEIDSNLLIRTWNRRSPLAAKNVLLGGINHFGGIDEAIIIFPVDGENRPLHELPSAAIEAAVDGQIKSQLFMVKEVLAYFQKEKSGQLSLVRHNEGAEVLPPLDAVCSGSFQALSRSLFTFYQNEEVRINSFESSTGDTKGFVDFFIKTLDEKARDQHGKMYRFHDKGVLGALGRNLRK; encoded by the coding sequence ATGGGTAAGCGGGTGCTCATCACCGGGAAAACAACAAAGCTGGGAAATCTTCTCGTCGAACACTATCTTTCACAGGGATGGCAGGTCGTTGCGACGGTCAAGCAGGATGAAGAAAAGCGGAATGATACGGAGATCGATTCGAACCTCCTCATCAGGACCTGGAACCGCAGAAGTCCTCTGGCCGCAAAAAATGTTTTGCTTGGCGGCATCAATCACTTCGGCGGCATAGACGAGGCAATCATCATCTTCCCTGTAGACGGAGAAAACAGACCGCTCCACGAACTACCATCGGCCGCAATAGAGGCCGCCGTCGACGGACAGATTAAAAGTCAGCTTTTTATGGTGAAGGAGGTGCTCGCCTACTTTCAAAAGGAAAAAAGTGGTCAACTTTCCCTTGTCAGGCATAACGAAGGAGCAGAGGTCTTGCCGCCTTTGGATGCCGTTTGCTCAGGCAGCTTCCAGGCTCTTTCAAGAAGTCTTTTTACCTTTTATCAAAACGAAGAGGTGCGCATAAATAGCTTTGAGTCATCGACAGGAGATACAAAGGGGTTTGTCGATTTTTTCATAAAGACCCTGGACGAGAAGGCAAGAGATCAGCATGGGAAAATGTATAGATTCCATGACAAGGGTGTTTTGGGAGCTCTCGGCAGAAATTTACGGAAATAG
- a CDS encoding cation:dicarboxylate symporter family transporter: MKIWLKYLFAIILGTVAALFLPESFLAVLSSFLPKAIGIITRIGIYLFLPLLFFGLAYAVYKLQYERRFFPVLLKTLLVIVASGLLLTLVGVATVLLFSPDRIPVIIESEKAFSLPGAMDLLEAAFPPNLFSIFGGESPYLLSFIVLGLLLGFGFTFDRVLTRPAVQLFDSLSRIFFHLARLFVELLSIGMLFFAAGYTITMVSTPELALFSQLFLLLTVDTIIVLLGIYPLLIFLLTRERNPYRFLYGLTAPMLAAFLSGSDRFSYINLANHVKANLGIPRPVGAVTLPLFTLLGKAGTAMVSSVGFIVLLSSYSSLGIKFSEVVWIILFSFGASFLAASAPQAGVLTVIAMMCTHYGKGIEEAYLILLPALPILMSFSALIDTVTAGLGTVVVAKGESGTKEVQLKDFI, encoded by the coding sequence ATGAAGATCTGGTTAAAATATTTATTTGCGATCATTCTCGGTACGGTGGCTGCTCTTTTTCTTCCGGAATCGTTTCTCGCCGTTCTGAGTTCTTTTCTGCCGAAGGCCATAGGGATCATTACAAGAATAGGTATCTATCTTTTTTTACCCCTACTTTTTTTCGGGTTGGCTTATGCTGTATACAAACTTCAGTACGAACGAAGGTTTTTTCCTGTTTTACTGAAGACCCTCTTGGTAATTGTCGCCTCCGGTTTGCTGCTCACCCTTGTCGGAGTGGCTACGGTACTCCTTTTCAGTCCCGACCGTATCCCGGTTATCATCGAAAGCGAAAAAGCCTTCTCCCTTCCCGGCGCCATGGATCTCCTGGAAGCGGCCTTTCCTCCCAATCTTTTTTCGATTTTCGGCGGAGAAAGCCCTTATTTGCTCTCTTTCATCGTATTGGGTCTGCTGCTCGGCTTCGGTTTTACCTTTGACCGGGTTCTGACACGACCGGCAGTACAGTTATTCGACAGCCTTTCCCGTATTTTCTTTCACCTTGCGCGGCTTTTTGTTGAGCTTCTCAGCATCGGTATGCTTTTCTTTGCAGCCGGGTATACCATCACCATGGTTTCAACCCCTGAGTTGGCCCTCTTCTCTCAACTGTTCCTGCTTCTGACCGTCGACACCATCATCGTTCTTTTGGGAATTTACCCCTTGCTAATCTTCCTGCTGACCAGAGAACGTAATCCCTATCGCTTTCTCTACGGATTGACCGCACCGATGCTGGCCGCCTTCCTATCCGGCAGCGATCGTTTTTCCTATATCAATCTGGCAAACCATGTAAAGGCCAATCTGGGCATTCCCCGTCCGGTAGGGGCTGTCACCCTTCCCCTCTTTACGCTTTTGGGGAAAGCCGGAACCGCGATGGTTTCCTCTGTCGGCTTTATCGTGCTCCTCAGCTCCTATTCGAGCCTCGGCATAAAGTTTTCAGAAGTCGTTTGGATCATCCTCTTCAGCTTCGGGGCATCTTTTCTGGCTGCATCGGCCCCCCAGGCCGGGGTATTAACCGTCATTGCCATGATGTGCACCCATTACGGGAAGGGGATAGAAGAGGCATATCTTATCCTACTTCCGGCACTCCCCATACTCATGAGCTTTTCCGCTCTTATCGATACCGTCACGGCAGGGCTTGGAACCGTCGTCGTCGCCAAAGGGGAATCCGGAACGAAAGAAGTGCAGCTGAAAGATTTTATTTAA
- the proS gene encoding proline--tRNA ligase codes for MAEKITPRSENYSQWYVDIILNAKLADYSPVKGSMVIRPHGYALWEAIQRNLDDMFKATGHTNAYFPLLIPESFIKKEAEHVEGFSPELAVVTHAGGEELEEPLVIRPTSETIIWSMYKKWIQSYRDLPLLINQWANVLRWEKRTRLFLRTSEFLWQEGHTAHATEKEAREETVRMLNVYKEFAEKWMAIPVLTGVKSPSEKFAGAIDTYAIEAMMQDHKALQAGTSHFLGQNFAKAFDVTFQNDAGSLEYVWATSWGVSTRLVGALIMTHSDDKGLVVPPKLAPIETVIIPIFRNKNKEEVVGYARKLYDRMKDEFRVKLDADDSNSPGWKFAEWEMLGCPVRIELGPRDMENGKAVLVRRDNGEKEIVDIETVPARVKELLESMQVDLFQRALENRETHTYDVDSYDRFKEIFDGEGGFIRMPWCGDAGCEAAIKEETKATIRLIPFEQPELKGAVCPRCGKPADKIAVYARSY; via the coding sequence ATGGCCGAGAAAATCACCCCAAGAAGCGAAAACTATTCACAGTGGTATGTGGACATCATTCTCAATGCAAAACTTGCCGACTACTCCCCGGTAAAGGGCTCCATGGTCATCCGGCCGCATGGCTATGCCTTATGGGAAGCTATCCAGCGAAACCTTGATGATATGTTTAAGGCAACGGGGCATACGAATGCCTATTTCCCGTTGCTTATTCCCGAAAGCTTCATTAAAAAGGAAGCGGAACACGTCGAAGGTTTCAGTCCTGAGCTGGCGGTAGTGACCCATGCCGGGGGAGAGGAGCTTGAAGAGCCGCTGGTCATTCGTCCTACTTCCGAGACGATTATCTGGAGTATGTATAAAAAGTGGATCCAGTCCTACAGGGATCTTCCGCTTTTGATTAATCAATGGGCTAATGTCCTGCGATGGGAAAAGCGAACACGGCTTTTTCTCAGGACCTCCGAATTCCTCTGGCAGGAGGGGCATACTGCTCATGCTACCGAGAAGGAAGCACGGGAAGAGACGGTCAGGATGCTGAACGTCTACAAGGAGTTTGCCGAAAAGTGGATGGCCATCCCGGTCCTGACCGGTGTGAAAAGCCCCAGTGAGAAGTTTGCCGGAGCCATCGACACCTATGCCATCGAGGCGATGATGCAGGACCACAAGGCCTTGCAGGCAGGGACCAGCCACTTCCTCGGGCAGAATTTTGCAAAGGCCTTCGACGTTACCTTTCAGAACGATGCTGGTAGTCTTGAGTATGTGTGGGCAACCAGTTGGGGAGTTTCCACACGTTTGGTCGGTGCCTTGATTATGACCCATTCCGATGACAAGGGTCTTGTCGTTCCTCCTAAGTTGGCTCCCATCGAAACGGTCATAATACCGATTTTTCGCAACAAAAATAAAGAAGAGGTTGTGGGGTATGCCCGTAAGCTCTACGATCGCATGAAGGATGAGTTCCGGGTCAAGCTTGATGCCGATGATTCCAACAGTCCCGGATGGAAATTCGCCGAATGGGAGATGTTGGGTTGTCCCGTCCGGATAGAGCTTGGTCCCAGGGATATGGAAAACGGTAAAGCTGTGCTTGTTCGCCGCGATAACGGTGAGAAAGAGATCGTCGATATCGAAACCGTACCCGCGAGAGTGAAAGAATTACTTGAATCAATGCAGGTGGATCTTTTTCAGAGGGCCCTTGAAAATAGAGAGACACATACCTACGATGTCGATAGCTACGATCGCTTTAAGGAGATCTTCGACGGTGAGGGCGGTTTTATCCGAATGCCCTGGTGTGGAGATGCCGGGTGCGAAGCTGCGATCAAAGAGGAAACAAAGGCTACCATTAGACTTATCCCCTTTGAACAGCCGGAACTAAAAGGGGCGGTCTGCCCCCGCTGTGGAAAGCCTGCCGATAAAATTGCAGTCTATGCCCGCTCTTATTGA
- a CDS encoding DUF2259 domain-containing protein — MHKRALLAAFLLTLACSGAFAGDVAVFENLGFSDDSRYLLFGQYGILSDETRAYAELYAVDVAKNSYLSGGVLKKVYSDEIFPGQDGSGALYMVLREFAPIVSKYKFNHLATGRMVYLLLNGAEPQDRLEFRDFQRGDSFSVDLIQHRYGEGTNVSSSFHISVMITDAAGKSRTYQVGHPDFKRKDVLEYRIKEVFFSPDEKGLVFVVERDEVDGSGNNIRYMVETLRW, encoded by the coding sequence ATGCATAAACGAGCACTGTTGGCAGCGTTTCTGCTTACCCTTGCCTGTAGCGGGGCTTTCGCCGGAGATGTTGCAGTCTTTGAAAACCTAGGCTTTTCTGATGACTCCCGATATCTGCTTTTCGGGCAGTACGGTATTCTTTCTGATGAAACCAGGGCCTATGCGGAGCTCTATGCAGTCGATGTGGCAAAAAACAGTTATCTTTCTGGTGGTGTTCTCAAAAAGGTCTATTCTGACGAAATCTTTCCGGGCCAGGATGGTTCCGGAGCCCTTTATATGGTACTTCGGGAGTTTGCTCCCATCGTTTCCAAATACAAATTCAATCATCTGGCCACCGGACGGATGGTCTATCTTTTGCTCAATGGAGCAGAGCCGCAGGACCGACTTGAGTTTCGTGACTTTCAGCGAGGCGACAGCTTTTCTGTCGATCTTATCCAGCATCGCTATGGTGAGGGGACGAATGTATCCTCATCGTTCCATATATCGGTAATGATTACCGATGCCGCGGGGAAAAGCAGGACGTATCAGGTTGGGCATCCCGATTTCAAACGGAAGGACGTGTTGGAATACCGGATTAAAGAGGTCTTTTTCTCTCCCGACGAGAAGGGACTCGTCTTTGTCGTGGAACGGGACGAGGTCGACGGTAGTGGAAACAATATTCGTTATATGGTGGAGACCCTGCGCTGGTAG
- a CDS encoding glycosyl hydrolase family 79 N-terminal domain-containing protein, with protein sequence MSSPRHYTICIGSRKPIRSLPADFLSLTIDSSLLLGGHWWGKSRSFAKGVSGEQVEPLDLEHSQLIAYAAQLAPAMLRIGGTEADWVRYKMGKKALRKLRGTKTASRREGNSNERPAYELVLKKGVWKRLNRFIKESGFDLLFTLSAGPADRDASGAWRSDNAMRLVAYSVRKGFRVAAWEFGNEVNGFPFLYGPRKRVSASQYSRDFEYFSESVKHIDPQAKIIGPASAIWPIIGEPNPIIKKLCASPAARHLYAVSWHYYPQQSHHGPIAVRRAGTYRMLSPGNLNDIVRWNRNIQKYLTKSRERSTNTENWLTETAHALYGGEPGLSDSFVSTLWWLDELGLLARNGVDKVFRQSLIGARYGLLDQESMKPKPDYYASFLWKKLMGNLVLETGTTIGTNKKLRYYRHTTGAYFAGSAAEVLLLINLNRKASAHVEITATNASFSVGHTILLQADGGFTSKSMLVNGVPVEDDLVFYWGTQKVMKKYKISGKKNEQVTKELLLPPLSALFYLFARSEN encoded by the coding sequence ATGAGCTCACCTCGCCATTATACAATATGTATCGGCAGCAGAAAGCCGATACGAAGTTTACCCGCAGATTTCCTTTCTCTTACCATCGACAGCTCCCTTCTGCTGGGCGGCCATTGGTGGGGAAAAAGCCGATCATTCGCAAAAGGAGTCTCCGGTGAGCAGGTGGAGCCCCTTGACCTTGAACATTCACAACTTATTGCCTACGCAGCACAGCTCGCCCCTGCCATGTTACGGATCGGAGGAACCGAAGCGGATTGGGTCAGATATAAGATGGGAAAAAAGGCACTTCGGAAGCTAAGGGGAACCAAGACGGCCAGCCGCCGGGAAGGAAATAGCAACGAGCGGCCCGCTTATGAATTGGTACTCAAAAAGGGAGTATGGAAGCGATTAAACCGTTTTATCAAGGAATCGGGTTTTGATCTCCTCTTTACGTTAAGTGCCGGGCCCGCCGATAGGGATGCAAGTGGAGCCTGGAGGTCTGATAACGCCATGCGACTGGTGGCCTATTCGGTGCGAAAAGGATTCCGCGTTGCGGCTTGGGAATTCGGCAATGAGGTAAACGGCTTTCCGTTTCTTTACGGGCCGAGAAAGCGGGTTTCGGCATCCCAGTATTCTCGTGACTTTGAATATTTTTCGGAAAGTGTGAAGCATATTGATCCGCAGGCCAAGATCATCGGACCCGCTTCGGCAATATGGCCGATCATCGGGGAACCCAACCCCATCATAAAAAAACTCTGTGCATCTCCTGCGGCGCGACACCTATATGCGGTTTCCTGGCACTATTATCCCCAACAGTCCCACCACGGACCGATAGCCGTCAGGAGAGCCGGAACTTACCGGATGCTTTCTCCCGGAAACCTTAACGACATAGTACGCTGGAACCGAAATATACAAAAATACCTAACAAAAAGCAGAGAGCGCTCTACAAACACGGAGAACTGGCTGACAGAGACCGCCCATGCTCTCTACGGAGGGGAACCGGGCCTTTCAGACAGCTTTGTTTCCACCCTTTGGTGGCTTGATGAGCTGGGACTTTTAGCGCGAAACGGAGTGGACAAGGTCTTCCGCCAATCGCTCATCGGAGCACGATACGGGCTCCTGGATCAGGAGAGTATGAAACCGAAGCCCGACTATTACGCCTCCTTTCTCTGGAAAAAGCTCATGGGAAACCTCGTTCTCGAAACGGGTACGACCATTGGCACCAATAAGAAATTACGTTATTACCGTCACACCACGGGGGCTTATTTCGCAGGAAGCGCTGCCGAGGTTCTGCTCCTTATCAACCTCAACAGGAAGGCATCGGCACATGTCGAAATAACCGCAACCAATGCATCCTTTTCCGTAGGCCACACAATTCTTTTGCAGGCAGATGGAGGCTTCACTTCAAAAAGCATGCTTGTAAACGGAGTTCCTGTGGAAGATGATTTGGTCTTTTACTGGGGAACCCAAAAGGTGATGAAAAAATACAAAATCAGTGGAAAGAAGAATGAACAAGTGACAAAAGAGCTCTTGCTGCCTCCTCTTTCTGCTCTTTTCTACCTCTTTGCACGGTCTGAAAATTGA
- a CDS encoding diacylglycerol/polyprenol kinase family protein, whose protein sequence is MRTTFQGDTEKIRTEIIRKSIHMMVAFVPAFARINIGLTMALLAASVVAYSVAEILRVNGKKIFLISTITEAANRNRNDSAFVFGPVTLALGAMMTLLLYPSQVAAIAVYALAFGDGFSSLFGRLYGRVRVPFTEGKTFAGSFACLLAVFFSSLSVSGNIEQSVFIAIAATLLEMSISGDLDNLILPIGTGFIAWLVGVGI, encoded by the coding sequence ATGCGTACAACATTCCAAGGCGATACCGAAAAGATACGAACGGAAATTATCCGAAAAAGTATTCATATGATGGTTGCTTTTGTCCCGGCCTTTGCAAGGATTAATATTGGTTTAACCATGGCCCTTCTGGCTGCTTCCGTTGTCGCATATTCTGTTGCCGAAATCTTGCGAGTCAATGGAAAAAAGATATTTCTGATCTCCACCATTACCGAAGCCGCCAATCGAAATCGCAACGACAGTGCCTTTGTTTTCGGGCCGGTAACCCTTGCCTTGGGGGCAATGATGACGCTTTTGCTGTATCCCTCGCAGGTTGCCGCCATTGCTGTCTATGCCCTTGCTTTTGGGGATGGTTTTAGTAGCCTTTTTGGAAGACTTTACGGACGGGTGAGGGTTCCCTTTACCGAGGGGAAGACCTTTGCCGGTAGTTTTGCTTGCCTTCTCGCGGTTTTCTTTTCATCGCTTTCGGTAAGCGGTAATATCGAACAATCCGTCTTCATCGCCATCGCCGCCACACTCCTTGAAATGTCTATTTCCGGGGATCTCGACAATCTCATACTTCCAATCGGAACCGGCTTTATTGCCTGGCTTGTCGGTGTGGGGATATAG
- a CDS encoding chemotaxis protein CheW: MSDQVSGSGDVMIDEEDDIVANKYLLSKIGNELYGIDIRFVTDIIEMQKITEVPDMEEYVRGVINLRGQVIPVIDLRLRFGMTFREYDDRTCVIIVNVGESSIGFIVDTVSEVIDIPDGSIDPPPDYKSEGGTSRRFVSGLGKVGDSVKLLLDVEAIVSHTTST; encoded by the coding sequence ATGAGCGATCAAGTTTCTGGATCCGGAGATGTCATGATTGATGAAGAAGACGATATTGTTGCGAATAAGTATCTTCTCTCCAAGATAGGGAACGAACTCTACGGAATAGATATTCGCTTTGTCACCGACATCATTGAGATGCAAAAAATCACCGAAGTACCTGATATGGAAGAGTATGTCCGGGGAGTGATCAACCTTCGCGGCCAGGTCATTCCTGTTATCGATCTTCGCTTGCGTTTTGGTATGACTTTCCGGGAATATGATGATCGTACCTGTGTTATTATTGTTAACGTCGGGGAGAGTTCCATCGGTTTTATCGTCGACACGGTTTCCGAGGTAATCGATATTCCCGATGGGAGCATCGATCCTCCGCCTGACTATAAGAGTGAGGGTGGTACTTCCCGCCGTTTTGTTTCCGGACTTGGGAAGGTCGGAGACTCGGTAAAACTTCTTCTTGATGTGGAGGCCATTGTTTCTCATACGACATCGACATAA
- a CDS encoding HAMP domain-containing methyl-accepting chemotaxis protein, which yields MLKNIRMGVKLVGAFFIVALLVLVVGLVGMIGLRRLNVFISDIGQGRLPAVESLLRMENEVRNIRGSVRTLLSSRLTLDDRQRQYDNIDSARANYGEYRAVYEKFPKASEESRKWTEATRLLGELTDLNDSIVDFSGKVEESGIINPDSFKSTVLELINDHHVLMEQAIAAIGSNTVFTGGNDAESCDLGQFFLTFKTDNPVLLRVLKEAPKYHDAFHEGISEVQDALSRGDRDTAFALYQDKVVRNATKLFELLNQMLGEADRIVHLYDEMNLIAMGDAANVQRSFVDALGWVVSYNSDLAANTVDQAILNSGQAIRFTIIGMVVATLLALILGLGLTQAITVPMRLGVNFAKAISLGDLSIELSIRQKDEVGQLAEAMREMQMALQDKARVLERIADGDLSVDVKKASEKDGLGESMLRMKKSLNDLLGQVHMAVEQVTAGADQVSQASQSLSQGATEQASSLEEVSSSATEINSQARQNAENATEANALAKKAASDAKNGNSQMMDLKEAMAKINVSSDQIKKVVKVIDDIAFQINLLALNANVEAARAGKYGKGFAVVAEEVRNLAVRSASAVQETTSMVEESIRNIELGNAAVGTTAGQLESIVDGAGKVADFLEEIATASREQAQAIDQISEGLDQIDQVTQSNTASAEESASASEELAGQAQQLQGLIRQFILDDRYVSGLRSSGSRSLPAPGGRRVPRPLKERTVKEHPREEFETGIAPVSPEDVIKLDDDDFDRF from the coding sequence ATGCTGAAAAATATCAGAATGGGAGTGAAGCTCGTAGGAGCCTTTTTCATTGTTGCGCTCCTTGTGCTGGTGGTCGGGCTAGTCGGAATGATCGGTCTGCGGCGGCTGAATGTTTTTATAAGTGATATAGGCCAGGGGCGGCTTCCTGCGGTGGAGTCGCTTCTCAGGATGGAGAATGAAGTTCGGAACATTCGAGGCTCCGTTCGTACCCTTCTCAGCTCTCGATTGACGCTCGATGATCGTCAGCGACAGTACGACAATATCGATTCGGCAAGAGCCAATTACGGAGAGTATCGTGCCGTATACGAAAAATTTCCAAAAGCCAGTGAAGAGAGCCGTAAATGGACGGAAGCTACAAGGCTGCTTGGCGAACTGACCGATCTCAATGACTCCATAGTCGATTTTTCAGGAAAGGTGGAAGAATCAGGAATCATAAATCCCGATTCCTTCAAGAGTACCGTTCTGGAATTAATAAACGATCATCATGTGCTGATGGAACAGGCGATTGCCGCCATCGGTTCCAATACGGTTTTTACCGGCGGAAATGATGCGGAAAGTTGTGATTTGGGTCAGTTCTTTTTAACCTTCAAAACCGATAATCCTGTTTTGCTGCGGGTTCTAAAGGAGGCCCCCAAATACCACGATGCCTTTCATGAGGGGATTAGCGAGGTTCAGGACGCTCTGAGCCGGGGAGATCGGGATACGGCTTTTGCCCTTTATCAGGATAAAGTGGTTCGAAATGCAACAAAGCTATTTGAGTTGCTTAATCAGATGCTCGGCGAGGCAGATCGAATTGTCCATCTTTACGATGAGATGAATCTCATCGCAATGGGGGATGCTGCAAACGTTCAACGTTCTTTTGTTGATGCCCTCGGCTGGGTCGTTTCGTATAACAGCGACCTTGCTGCGAATACGGTCGATCAAGCCATATTGAACAGCGGTCAGGCAATTCGTTTTACCATCATCGGCATGGTGGTTGCCACCCTTCTTGCTCTCATTCTCGGCCTCGGCCTTACTCAGGCGATTACCGTCCCCATGCGGCTTGGAGTAAATTTTGCCAAGGCCATCAGCCTTGGAGACCTCAGCATCGAGCTGTCGATACGCCAGAAAGATGAGGTCGGCCAGTTGGCTGAGGCCATGCGGGAGATGCAGATGGCCCTTCAGGATAAGGCGAGGGTGCTTGAACGCATTGCGGATGGGGACCTGTCGGTAGATGTTAAAAAGGCTTCGGAAAAGGATGGCTTGGGAGAATCAATGCTCCGCATGAAAAAGAGCCTGAACGATTTGCTTGGCCAGGTTCATATGGCCGTTGAGCAGGTAACTGCGGGAGCGGACCAGGTAAGTCAGGCAAGTCAAAGTCTTAGCCAGGGAGCAACCGAACAGGCCAGCAGTCTTGAAGAGGTCTCGTCAAGTGCTACCGAGATCAATAGCCAAGCTCGTCAGAATGCGGAGAATGCTACCGAAGCGAACGCTTTGGCAAAGAAAGCCGCGTCTGATGCAAAGAACGGTAACAGCCAGATGATGGACTTGAAGGAAGCGATGGCCAAGATCAACGTCTCCAGCGATCAGATCAAAAAGGTTGTGAAGGTAATAGACGATATCGCATTCCAGATCAATTTGCTTGCTCTTAATGCCAATGTCGAGGCTGCCCGTGCCGGTAAGTACGGCAAGGGGTTTGCCGTTGTTGCAGAAGAGGTTCGAAATCTTGCGGTCCGCAGTGCAAGTGCGGTTCAGGAAACTACTTCCATGGTTGAGGAATCGATACGGAATATCGAACTTGGTAATGCGGCAGTCGGGACAACAGCCGGCCAGCTTGAATCTATTGTCGACGGGGCTGGGAAGGTTGCCGATTTTCTCGAAGAGATTGCGACCGCAAGTCGTGAGCAGGCTCAGGCGATTGATCAAATTTCAGAAGGATTGGATCAGATTGATCAGGTTACCCAGAGTAATACGGCTAGTGCCGAGGAGAGTGCCTCGGCTTCCGAGGAACTTGCCGGACAGGCTCAGCAGCTGCAGGGTCTTATTCGTCAGTTCATTCTCGACGACCGGTATGTCTCGGGTTTGCGTTCTTCCGGAAGCCGTTCCCTCCCCGCTCCCGGAGGACGTCGTGTCCCTCGTCCCTTAAAGGAGCGGACTGTAAAAGAGCATCCACGGGAAGAGTTTGAAACAGGTATCGCACCGGTAAGTCCCGAGGATGTCATCAAACTGGACGATGATGATTTCGATCGGTTTTGA
- a CDS encoding Mrp/NBP35 family ATP-binding protein encodes MAFPPSEEQKAQNERLKKRMSGIKHKVLVMSGKGGVGKSSVSANLALEMASRGVKVGILDTDLHGPNIPKMLGVDDAKLIAYDEGIEPFAVTKNLVAVSLAMAGHDVDAPIIWRGPVKIGVIRQFLADVEWGDLDLLVIDTPPGTGDEPLTVAQMIPELDGAIVVTTPQEVAILDSRKSVNFAKQLNLPLIGIVENMSGFICPNCGTEHQLFGSGGGERAAKEMGVPFLGKIPIDPLLMNAEDSGRSYLSLPDTGPAAAALRSLVDKTATFIGL; translated from the coding sequence ATGGCATTCCCTCCGTCCGAAGAACAAAAAGCGCAAAATGAGCGCTTAAAAAAACGTATGAGCGGGATCAAACATAAGGTCCTGGTTATGAGCGGCAAGGGAGGTGTCGGCAAAAGCTCGGTTTCTGCCAACCTTGCCCTTGAAATGGCATCCAGAGGTGTGAAGGTTGGGATTCTCGACACCGATCTTCACGGTCCAAATATACCGAAGATGCTTGGTGTTGATGATGCAAAACTGATTGCCTACGACGAAGGTATCGAACCCTTTGCGGTAACGAAAAATCTTGTAGCCGTCAGTCTCGCCATGGCCGGCCATGATGTCGATGCTCCCATCATCTGGCGCGGCCCGGTAAAGATAGGAGTCATTCGGCAGTTCCTTGCCGATGTCGAATGGGGAGATCTCGATCTTCTGGTCATCGACACCCCGCCTGGAACCGGAGATGAGCCTCTTACGGTTGCCCAGATGATCCCTGAACTTGACGGTGCAATCGTTGTTACGACGCCTCAAGAGGTGGCGATTTTAGACAGCCGAAAAAGTGTGAATTTCGCCAAACAGCTTAACCTTCCTCTTATCGGCATCGTTGAAAACATGAGTGGTTTTATCTGCCCGAATTGTGGTACCGAACACCAGCTTTTCGGAAGTGGGGGAGGAGAGAGGGCAGCTAAAGAGATGGGGGTGCCTTTTCTTGGAAAAATTCCCATCGATCCTCTTTTGATGAATGCGGAAGATAGTGGCCGTTCATACCTCTCTCTTCCCGATACCGGACCTGCAGCAGCAGCTCTCCGTTCCCTCGTAGACAAGACCGCCACTTTTATCGGGCTTTAG
- a CDS encoding ATP-binding protein, with protein sequence MKHEKAKRIVVISGKGGTGKTFFTSAIASLVSGRSVFADCDVDAANLALALGGAVPAASRRQESFFGGERAVVDAGLCTGCGKCISSCRFDAIHMENSVAQVDPVGCEGCGVCTLVCPSSAFTLEEEIAGQWFVTDTQEGPLIHAELQAGGENSGKLVHQVRSVAEQEAERIGASLILIDGPPGTGCPVLAAASDTDAILLVTEATTTALHDLQRAAEVASTFGTPIGVLVNKSDLNPEIVKKARILCDEKGYRWIGDFPYDRMAAEASARLVDPFSLLEDATADKLRALVANALNMVGLDVVSSAVG encoded by the coding sequence ATGAAACATGAAAAAGCAAAACGCATAGTTGTCATCAGTGGGAAGGGAGGAACCGGAAAGACCTTCTTTACTTCGGCTATCGCTTCTCTCGTTTCCGGAAGAAGTGTTTTTGCCGACTGCGACGTGGACGCGGCGAATCTTGCTCTTGCCCTTGGAGGAGCTGTTCCAGCAGCCTCAAGGAGGCAGGAAAGCTTCTTCGGTGGAGAGCGTGCAGTGGTTGATGCCGGGCTCTGTACCGGTTGCGGCAAGTGCATTTCATCTTGCAGATTTGATGCCATACACATGGAGAATTCTGTAGCGCAGGTGGATCCCGTCGGCTGCGAAGGTTGCGGAGTGTGCACCCTCGTCTGTCCCAGTTCGGCTTTTACTCTGGAGGAGGAGATAGCCGGGCAGTGGTTTGTCACAGATACTCAGGAGGGCCCTCTTATCCACGCTGAATTACAAGCCGGTGGCGAGAATTCAGGTAAATTGGTCCATCAGGTAAGAAGTGTCGCAGAGCAGGAAGCTGAACGGATCGGCGCTTCGCTTATTCTGATCGACGGTCCTCCGGGGACCGGCTGTCCTGTACTTGCCGCCGCCTCGGATACGGATGCGATACTACTTGTTACCGAGGCGACTACCACGGCTCTTCACGACCTTCAGCGGGCAGCTGAGGTTGCAAGCACTTTCGGAACCCCCATAGGTGTTCTTGTAAACAAAAGCGACCTTAATCCCGAGATTGTAAAGAAAGCCCGGATTCTGTGTGATGAAAAAGGGTATCGCTGGATTGGTGATTTCCCCTACGACCGCATGGCAGCGGAGGCTTCGGCTCGTCTTGTCGATCCCTTTTCGCTTTTGGAGGATGCGACGGCCGATAAACTTCGTGCACTGGTTGCAAATGCGCTCAACATGGTCGGTCTTGATGTGGTATCATCAGCGGTCGGTTGA